The sequence GGCCCTGACTCCTGCCCTGTGCCAGATGGGCCCTGGTTCAGCATCGATGAAGTCACGTTTCTGTAGGAGGGAGACTCTGGAAAGTTGGCCTCAGCTGTGTCAGAACAAGAAACTGGACAGAGtagtgcatgctaaattgcttcagttgtgtcgactctttgcgaccctatggactatcacccactaggctcctttgtccatgggatcctccaggcaagaatactgaagtgggttgccatgccctccaccaggagatctttccaacctggggaATGAACTCGAGTCTgcctatgtctcctgaattacaggtgggttctttacacactgagccacctgggaagcctggacgGAGAAGTAGGGCAAAAGCAAACCGGGGCTTGGGCCTCAGAGCTTCAGAAGGGCACACCTGGACTCCCTGGAGCTGCCCTCTCAGCAGAGTATTTGTAGAAGAAGCCCTGTGAGGACCAAAATAATAGAAGAAACTTGAGCACCCTGCCCAGAAacatgctgctgtgagcattccCAGTGTCCAAAGCCACCCTAACAAACCTACCCCCTCCTCTTCAGGAAGCGCCAGACCCCTGAACCTCCTCCTCTGAATTCCTACTCCCTCCTGCACTCCTTATCTCCCCTTTTGGTGTCAAAGTGAGTTcagctgggaagattccaccaTCCACCCCACCCTTGTGTAAGGATGTCAGAGGTTCCTGGTGGAGGCCCTGTCCCTATAGCCACCAGGTCCTGTGAGGGCAACCAGAGAGAGCCAAGTCAAAGAACCTAGGGGTATGCCTTCTCTGGGACTCAGGAAAGAAAGGCAGATCCACTGCCCTTCCCTAACTGAGCTTTGGCTGTCAGGTCCCTGGCCTTGCAAACTTCCAAGGGCCCTAAAAGCCCTAAGCACCACTtgcgtgtgtgtgcgctaagtcgcttcagtcatgttcaactctttgcaacccaatcgactctagccctccaggctcctctgtccatgcgattttccaggcacgaatactggagcaggctgccaagCCCTCcttcaggatatcttcccaacccaggaattgaacctgcatctgttacatctcctgcattggcaggagggttctttaccactgatgccatCTGGGGAGCCCACTTGTAGATTCCCAAGTTGTTTTTGAATCACCTCCACCATCTTGGGGCAAGATTCTATCTCACTTTCCCAGGATGGGGTAGGGGAAATTGGGGGGCTTTCATTACCTCCCACTTTCTGTGTGCATTGGCCTGTTGGAACCAGTCTAGAATTTACCGCAGGACATTTCCCAGATCCAGAACCTTCCAGTTGGTAgtaaaacaggaaaggaaaaggagctCTGTGGAGGTCATCTGGGGAAAGGAAGGAGTGGAGGTTCCTGCAGAGGGAGAAACATGGAGGTTGGGAAGatgcaggaggcaggcaaggcagAGCTGAGCCTCTCAGTGGCTCTCTGGAGAGGCTTCCCTTCCTTGGACACTCTTGAACTTCACTTGACTTGTGCAGTCAAGAACATGCAGACAGACATTTGTGGAGGGACTTCTGGGTGCTTTACTCTGGGGAACACCTGAGTGCAACAAGTCAACCTTGGAGACTGCCCTTGGCGATACCCCAGCACAATCAAGGACTCTGAGAAACAACAGATGAAGAGGAACAGAGACTAATGTGTCGAGAGGACTGACCTCCACTGGGATTGGTAAGAGGCAGCTATAATGTTAATAGTTGCTCCTTCTTGTGGGCCCATTATGTGCTGGGCTTCAGGCTCATTTGTGGACCTACAGATATTATAATATTTACTCCTCATACAGCCTTAGGAGAAGGAGGAGCCACTGTTATCCCTGTTTACATTTGGGGATATCAAGACCCCAGCAGGACCCAGGTACGAAGTGGTAGAGTCAGGCCTTGAACCTGGGACTGGCAGACTTCACAGTCGGGGCACCATGTTGGGGGCTGGATGGGTAGGTAAAGATCTTGTTGGGCTGATTTTTAGGTATTGGAGTGACTGATGTGATGTTGGGGGATCCTCAGGGGCAGAATGGCTGGCACagcgggggaggggaagggactgTTTCCCCTTCACTCCCTTGGCTCTGGCATCCTTGGGAGCAGTGGGTTGCTTCTGataaatgtgtgtctgtgtggagtTTTTCTCCATAGTAATGCTGTACTCAGAAATTCATATTGAGCATTTGTGATAAAAACAAAGATGGGAGAGAGGGAATAAGTCTTGGGTGGAATGGATGGAACTGGCAGAAATAGGCTGTCTGGCCTCCCAGATGGGGGCAACTTTGCCCCCACAGTGGTTGCCGCAGTGGATCAGTTCTAACAAAGATGGCACAAAATGTGGCAGATGAGTAGCCAGCTGTGTTGTCCAAGGTCTCCAGAGTATATCCCATCACCTCACACAAACTCTCCTCCCCCTTATTCAGGGGAGTCTCATCCGGGGACATTTATTCAGTGGCCCCTGCTTCTTTGAGTAGTCCCTTTGCCCAGGACACAGCTGTGTTTACTCCTTATGGCATCTCTGTGCTGGCTCAGgtccctccctgtcccccaaGCCACCCACTAAAGACAGGGCATTGAACAGGCAGGTGAGTGGGATGCTTCCCAGCTCTATGCCCTCAGCCTAACTGGTGGGCTCTGTCTACACTGAAATGATGGCCACTACCCCACAGCCCTGAGCTAGTATGAGGAAGCGTGTAAGGAACTGTGTGCAAGCAGATTTGGACATTGTCGATAATAAAGGGCAACCACCTGTATCAGAGTCTGGCCAGAAAAAGATGGCATACTCAAATAAATAACCTGTAGAGTGTTTAGAAAGGGGACTACTTAAGGACTTCCCtgttagtccagtggttaagactctgttcttCCACTGTatgggactcaggttcaatcctggatcagcgaactaaaatcCTACCTGCTGTATGATGcagccaaaacattttttttttaatttgtaattttaaaaaattttaatacaaattgAAGGGGACTATTTAGAAAGGGCAGGTATAAGGAAACTACAAGTGAGAGGGAGAATTCCAGGTGAGCATCAGTGAGATGCCAGTACCATGGTCAGGCCTGAAGAGGGTTGGGAAGGAGCAAGTTAATGAAACCTGGAGATAGACAGGGTTACTGAAAGGGTCCTTTAGTTCTAGAGATGAAGAGAGCCCACAGTGACCTTGAAACTCCTGGGAGGGACGTGGAGGAATAAATGTCCCAGCCTCACCCCCCTCCACTCCCTTCTCTCACTGCAGCTTCCCACTGTCTGAATGTGACCAGAAGTCAGAGGGCGAGGGCGCCTGTTGACGCCATCCTAGGACAGAGGAGAGGTGGAGGGTAGGTCTGAGCATCCAATGGAGGACACCTGGAAGATCCCTGAAGTTTACCTTATTTATAATAAGTAGATATTACCTTGTAATAAGTTTACATTTCTTAGTTTTTACggatttcttcatttatttattattattctggctgtgctgggtctttgttgctgcatgcacgctttggctgcagtgagcaggggctactcttagtgcagtgcatgggcttctcattcggtggcttctctcgtcgcagagcacaggctctaggcgtggCCTTCAGCAGTCATGGCGCAtgtgctcagtagttgcggctcacgggctcagtagttgtgcagaacaggcttagctgctctgaggcatgtggaatcttcccacaccagggatcgaactcacatcctcgacgttggcagatggattcttaaccactgggccaccagggaagcccctgacctgGCATTTAGAGTTTGCAGAAAACTCATACAGCCATACTACTCATAACTACCCTGTGAGGTAGATAGGGCAATGATTATaatcccatttcatagatgaggacactgaggctcacagaggtaaaacaacttgcccaaggtcacaggatTCATCTTGAAATGTCAAGTCTGAGGACCTTCTCTGAGAGGGAGGAAACGGTTCTGCTAGGCCTCCAACTGCTGAAGAAAGAAATCCTCTCAGAGTCTCAGGGTTGGccggggcctcaggaaaggtgaCTGGGGCCTCAGAAGACATCTGAGCGGAGCGGGAGAGGCTTTTCCATGCCACTGATGAGGAGCTCGGGCTCTTGGGACAGTGCAGAGGAAGCGGGTATCACAGAGGTCTCCATGCTACCCATGGTAacctccctttcctcctgccgAAGGTGCTGGAGAATTTCCTGTGACAAGGAGAAGCTGCTTCCCTCTGCAGGTTCTGGAATGAGGAGGGGAATGTGTAGGGGGGTGAAGGCCTCACACACGCCCACTCCAGCACACCCAGAGGACTTGCTGGGGGTCTCCTCTAACCTtccctctgccacctcctccccacccctagcCATTGGGACTGGAGTTTCATGAAATCCTAGAGCCAGCAGTGGTTTTAGAGACAAGAGAATTCTACCCTCCTGCTTTTAGAGATGATATATTAGAGATGAAAGGGACAGAGACctgcctaaggtcacagagcaagGGAGTGACATTGCTGAGGCTGCAGTCCTGGTGTCTTGATGGGTGGCCGGGAGCTATCTGCTTCCTCTGGTACTCTAGATGAAGAGGCCCCTGGGGCCACCCCTTCATGCTCCACCCAGGACCCATAGCCAAAGACCTCAGAAAGCCATTGGGTGTCCCATGGTGGGGAGACAGGGCCTTCTCCAAGGGAGACAGGGGCAGGGCTTGAATGCCCTGACCGCTCAGGAACGGTGAAGACTGTCCTATCTCCTGCTGACCCTCTGGGAGGCCCTTGAGGCCCCCAAcccttcctgtccttcagcttGTCACCCCCTTACCCTGGTAGACAATGAGGCGGCAGTTGTTCTGAGACTCAGGGGCATTTGCCAGGATGTCTTCAAGTGTCCGGCAGAAGAGTTTGGCCTGTTCCAGCCGATCCTCTCGGCTAAAGCCAGCTCGGCCATCCTGTGACATGGCGAACAGGGTCTGCAAGGGGGTGGCATATTCCAGGACACAGATGCCTGCCTGGAGGAGGTAAAAGGACAATAAGACTCAGCCCGGGGCCAGGCAGACAGACTCTGGACCCCACTGCTCAATCTGTAGGGGTGGAGTCTGGGAGATGGCTACCTGATGGGGTCCATGACCTTTGCCTGTGAACCTTACTCCTAAAATCACGGCCAGGGACTGCATTAAATTTACCCTTCCCAGATCCTTCATCTCGTTCAACTACTTCAGCTGGATGTCAAGTCCGGGGACTGGACTCTGGGTTCAACTCTGCTTGGGTTCCCCACAGCCTACATGAAATCATTCAGACATTCTCTCGACCTTCATCTGGGCAGCTTTATGTTCCAGAGCATGGTATACTCAGGGTGAAATCGTCCACTTCCACCTggttctctgagtctcagtgtccTCTTCTACAAAGCAGGGGTTATAACAGTCCCTACAACCACAGAGTGGTGGTGAGGATTCGATGAGGTGGTCGGATGAAGCACCTGGAAGAGCATCTGGCTTgcaataagtgctcaataaatgttactaggaattccatggtggtccagtggtgaggactccatgctagggttcagtccttggtcagagaactaatatCTCACAAGCCTCATGATatggtcataaataaataaataaatgttacttaATTATTATCACTCAGAACCTAATTTTGCCCAGCCCTGGGACCgatcagggaaactgaggcacagagaagggcaGTAAATTTTGATCACGGCTTGGCCAGGGCTCGGAGTTCTGAGTCTATAGGCCCGACCCCTTCCCAGTGCCACCTGCTTCCCTGCACACGCACCCGCTGCCCATTTTCCAGAAGCTCATAGATGCTGTTGGTGTAAACCCGGCCCTTGATGCCAGCACGGTCGGCACTCTGCTGGGGTAGCTCGTGTAGGAAGCGAATGTTGGGGTCAACCACGCTCAGGTCGTCAGGCACCCCACAGTCCAACGGGAAGAGGATGTGCAGCCGGTGGCTCCCTGCAGCCTGTAGCGTGTTGTTGTGGAACTGATTGTAAATTTGGATCCGGGCCCGGAACCCTAGGGTGGAGAGGTCCAAGAAGTCATTTCCACTAACTCTTGTCTCCCAACCAACTCAGGAGAGAGATGCAGGCCCTTGTTGCCCTCACTGTGTGGGTGCAAGAGCCCTGGGGGGCCAGCCCACAGGCATTGCCTGGGGGGCCAGGAGAGGCAGAGCATTAGGCAATAATGCTTCACCTACTCCCACCACCCCTTTCTCCCCCTCACTTGACCTTTGTCCAGATTTCTGTTAGCCCCATTCCTTCCCACTACAGCTTTCAGGGCTCTGAGAGGCAGGCAGAGCCCTGGGAGTTGCCATGCCCAGCAACCCCAGGTGCACTGAGCCAGACCTCTAGCCGAAGCCCTACTGTCTAGCAAAGGCAGCCATGAGATGGGGGAGAACCACAGCCCTGGCCAGCAAGTCAGAAGAATGAGATGCGATTTGTAAGTTTCCAGTGGGGTAGTCAAAGGTCGAGGCTCTGGACAGACCTGTGTTCGAATCCTGCTTCCTCCCATAGCTAaggtgtgtgactttggacaagtcactttaTCTCTCAGAACATCTCTGATGTTCTTAACTCTAAAACAGGGGTGATGATTATCCTGTCCtcacagaagtgaaagtgaaagt is a genomic window of Ovis canadensis isolate MfBH-ARS-UI-01 breed Bighorn chromosome 5, ARS-UI_OviCan_v2, whole genome shotgun sequence containing:
- the STING1 gene encoding stimulator of interferon genes protein isoform X4, translated to MPHSSLHPSIPQPRGHRAQKAALVLLSACLVALWGLGEPPDYTLKWLVLHLASQQMGLLIKGICSLAEELRHVHSRYHGSYWRAVRACLCSSMRCGALLLLSCYFYCSLPNMAGLPFTWMLALLGLSQALNILLGLQGLAPAEVSAICEKRNFNVAHGLAWSYYIGYLRLILPGFRARIQIYNQFHNNTLQAAGSHRLHILFPLDCGVPDDLSVVDPNIRFLHELPQQSADRAGIKGRVYTNSIYELLENGQRAGICVLEYATPLQTLFAMSQDGRAGFSREDRLEQAKLFCRTLEDILANAPESQNNCRLIVYQGTSTPSFPQMTSTELLFLSCFTTNWKVLDLGNVLR
- the STING1 gene encoding stimulator of interferon genes protein isoform X3 yields the protein MPHSSLHPSIPQPRGHRAQKAALVLLSACLVALWGLGEPPDYTLKWLVLHLASQQMGLLIKGICSLAEELRHVHSRYHGSYWRAVRACLCSSMRCGALLLLSCYFYCSLPNMAGLPFTWMLALLGLSQALNILLGLQGLAPAEVSAICEKRNFNVAHGLAWSYYIGYLRLILPGFRARIQIYNQFHNNTLQAAGSHRLHILFPLDCGVPDDLSVVDPNIRFLHELPQQSADRAGIKGRVYTNSIYELLENGQRAGICVLEYATPLQTLFAMSQDGRAGFSREDRLEQAKLFCRTLEDILANAPESQNNCRLIVYQEPAEGSSFSLSQEILQHLRQEEREVTMGSMETSVIPASSALSQEPELLISGMEKPLPLRSDVF
- the STING1 gene encoding stimulator of interferon genes protein isoform X5 encodes the protein MGLLIKGICSLAEELRHVHSRYHGSYWRAVRACLCSSMRCGALLLLSCYFYCSLPNMAGLPFTWMLALLGLSQALNILLGLQGLAPAEVSAICEKRNFNVAHGLAWSYYIGYLRLILPGFRARIQIYNQFHNNTLQAAGSHRLHILFPLDCGVPDDLSVVDPNIRFLHELPQQSADRAGIKGRVYTNSIYELLENGQRAGICVLEYATPLQTLFAMSQDGRAGFSREDRLEQAKLFCRTLEDILANAPESQNNCRLIVYQEPAEGSSFSLSQEILQHLRQEEREVTMGSMETSVIPASSALSQEPELLISGMEKPLPLRSDVF